The segment aatacataatatataataataaaataaataataataaaaataataaaatattaataataataataatatataataataataataataataaggagtaataataataaaatattaataattataattataattataataattataattataaataataataataataataataataaaaataaaaataaaagaaataaaggcaaaaaggtaaaatatttgGTCAAACTTAAAAGAGTTTTTAGGCTAAAAAAGAAAGCACTCCTTCTCCCGCTTTTaatttttggcttaaaataaatatttttaagggaaaatgcacaagtaccccctcaacctatgcccgaaatcccagagatacacttatactatactaaggtcctattacccctctgaacttattttataagtaattttctacccctttttagcttacgtggcactagtttgaaaaaaaagtcaaccatcgttgggaccacaagatagtgtcacgtaggctaaaaaggggtaaaaaattattaataaaataagttcagggggtaataggacctttatatagtataagtgtgtctctgagatttcgggcataggttgagggggtacttgggcattatccctatttttaaacttaaaataagtcactttgaaaattatcaaacacataaataaatcaaaaaatcaacTATTAAATCAATTTGATCAGCTTTTAAGTTAATCCAAACATGCTCTAAAAGAGCAATCGAGGCAAACGGGCGTTAGTACAAGTGTTTAAACTGTTCTCCTAATTAAGGTGATTAGTCAAAgaagtatatatcaaataacaGGGTTGTGGTGTCATCGACTGGATTGCTTCATCTTTAACTATATGTTTCGAGTTCGAGTCTATGATATGAAaacaaatcatattaaaaatatcatccctaaataatttctataatatgcaatttaattttagttaaaactttaatatagaTTACAAACTTCACTATGAGATAAAGAAAAGTATACATTACACATATGGGATGAcataatttgttgaagaagtttGGTGGTCAATGAATTTCcatgtataaataaatataaataataggaagagtaaaattttaaaacacgTACATGTCATTACCTAGTAAGATAGGAGAAAATATATGTGCATGATGGGGCACGTCAAAGAATCATAGTTTgcaatcttaattaattaatgataaggACTTTGGgacaaaaataattgatatattataaCCTAATATTGGATAATTCACCTCACATGTTTGCCCAACTATTTTGGTACATACGTTGACAAAAGAATGTCAAAACTATATATAACACAACTTTGCTGCCATATAAGAATAGTTTTGTGCGTCCCAAGTCAAAGTCCTTCCCCAACTACAAAAATTACTTGTCGTTTAATCAtagattttaaagttaaaatttgtaattagaaaatttaagttaaaaaaagttatattagaatatgtattttgtttagaaaaaatattaagtttcaaaagtaaaagTCTCAAAAACTCAAAATCTAGATTGAGCTGTTTCGGAAacgtaaaatatttaattaaatagacAGTAGTATTCAAATATAAatctgattaaaaaaaatcaataatcaaatgCTAACTTATTTAATGTGTACTATGTATGTATAATTTGATTGTTACGGATCAGTTTTTGCCATTACCATTTAAGTTAGAGAAACgggttgaaaaatattttaaatttggtcaaaattgttattatgattCTAAATTTTATGGAGGATTTTTTACCcgtttatattatttaataatagtgtattttaaatgtatatatatgccGATCACATGGACGCATtagtatttataattatgcaatatattttatgttcatgtgggtgtgtgtgtgtgtgtatatatatatatatatatatatataggggtGTGTATCGATTCGATTCGGTTTTATGTATTATCTGTTTAGTTTTTGGTTTTGAAATATGCTAACccaataataaatcaataagatattttttatcgatttttggtttatcaattttttattacaaTTCAGTTTTCGATttacccaataagaaaatgtctgtaaaatattatatgtcttCTCATTCCTCTAAATGCTTTGATAATgtaaaacaagaaagataatGTGTAAATTGCAtcaatatgagaaaatataatacGAAggttataattacatgttatcatcaaaacatagtatgaaattttttatgttaatcaaATATAGATCTTTACATACTTGCAAATGATACAATGTACTACAATTacaatataaaactaaaataaaatatctacaaTTGTGAACCCCTTATTTTAATCTTTAAGTTTTGAGTAAAAACTAGTAAAGCGGTCTAGTGTGAAATTGGTAgagtactaataatttgatatagttatagtgtctaattatataattaatcatttatatttaataattaggaagggtaaaataataaattattatcgGTTAACCAAATACCGAATAGTAAAATCGATACCGAACCAATAAcctgatatatttttttataaactcaTTAAAAATCCAAGAactcaataacatttttttcgaTTTTGCACATCCCGACATATAGTCCTTTAAAATATAGTGTTAAATAATGCAGAGAGATAAAAGGTCTTTTTTAAAGTTTGATATCGCAAgaataatttcaattaaaactaaaatatattttagatccgtttttctaatttaattatgtaaatatattttagagGCTAATTGAATATGAtggaaatgaaagaaatattacGTGGTAATGCTACTTTGTATCCACTTCCactaattttgaaattatagaTCTTTCTCTGCCCACAACTAAAACGGTCAACCCCCCCAAAAAATCGTTGTTAATTTGGGTAAATATGCAGAAAAGGTCCATTTCGTTTGGTGTTCCACGCTAACAAGAGaacaattttaattgttttgtttctttatgGCCACGTTGGCTCCTTGTTAGGGGTACGAGAAAGAGGGTCGATGGAAAAATTAAAGTAGAAAAAATTATAGAACCAACATTTTACAGCTAAATGGGGGCCATACTGTTATTACTCTCACCATTTATAGCCTGGGTCTTGATCCCTTTTGGTCTCGTACCCCAAAAATTGGATAATGACTCCACCCCTCTATCTTTTCTACTTATTTTAACATATAGTTCGTTGATACAAGGGTGGACTATGCGTAATTTGCTTGGATTATTGGTTAACTAACCACGAATTGATCCTTACATATGAAACTTTGACCATATCTTTACTAATGGTGTATAATTAttaagtaagaatttaaaagaTCCAATACCAATTGAACAAGTAAAGTTCCAACCAAGTTGAAATATTAATGAGAACACtagtttttttatatgattttatttaaaaccCCAACCAACTCATCACTAGCTATTCAATCCCAATAATCACTCCAACAATAGTGCTATTTTGACTTGTGATTTTTTGAAATCCTAGTAAAGAATAGAATCATTACCATTCATGGACATGCTTTAACCTagattaaaaattgaaagaaaaaaaaaagaagtaaaaaatggGTTAAATTGTTTCTACTATCTACactctaatttttttggttttgctAAAATCCACTCAGGAAAATAATGGATATTGGAGTGGAAATAGCAAATCTTTGATGTGTGTTTTTTTCTCTCCACCTTTTTAGTGTATATCAAGAGAGTATATACTAAATGACAATTTTGCCCCTGTAATGCAAACGAATATACAAATTCATACCCCTGAGAGCCATCGAAACAATTCGCTAATCTCCTCCCCAACCCGGCCAGCTTCCAAATCGTCAATGGGAACGACGGTGTCGCTCCGCCGGCTACTTCCGCTGAAAAACCTTCCAGAGCTCCGAAATGATACAGAGCGAGATGAGAGAGAAAGTGAAGCGATTCTATCAACATAGTCCCTAAGCCAACTCCGTCCACCACCGGAAACATCCGAAACTATGCTTTCTCCAGGAGGTGCCGGTATTGCTACTCCGATCGATTCCTTGTCGGTGCATTCAGAAGCACCTCTTTGGTGAATAGAGCCAACGGAAAGTTCGTAACCGTCATCCACAATATACTCAAACGAGCCAATAGAGTACGATCTCTGACCATCGCCACCGAGTGAATCGGAACCGCCACGTCGACGACTTACACTACCGAACTCAATCCGAAAACTACCACTATTCCGTAGCTCATTATTCCCTGGGCGAGCGTCGTTGTTTTCTGCCGCTAACACTTTACTGAGCACATCTGCGTCCGTAGGATACACAGTAGACCTGCAGAGAGGACAAGTTTGGTTTGTTACAAGCCACGCGTCTATACAACCGCTGTGAAACGCGTGTAAACACAGGGGAAGCAGACGTAACTGATCCTCCGGCTCAAACTTCGATAAACAAACAGCACAATCCACGCCAGTTAAATTTCCAGTAACCGAACGAAAACTAAAAAGCGGTAACGATTCAAGTAATTTCTCATCTTCCGAACTCCTTTGATTCTCCAAACGATTTCCGGTAACCGCCGCCGCAGCAgtagcagaagaagaagaatgcgATACAACATCATCGGCGGTGGCGTATGTACGGAAGGATCGGTGGAACCTTCGGGAGAGAAGTCGAAGGATGAGGTATATTGAAGCAGAAACTATAATAGCGGAGGCAATCACAATAACGACTATAACGAAGGACGACGAAGTGGCAGAAGATGATGAGGAGGAGGAAGGTGAAGGAGTTTGATCGTTGATAAGGGCAGTGTTATCAATGGCGGTGTTGGGAACATCTCCGCCGTTGACGGTGGCGGTGAAAGGCATTGGGAGTGGGGGAGACTGAGGAAAGAAGGcggacatttttattttttgtgttaggAAAATGGAGGTGGTAATAAATAAGGtgatgagaaagagagaggggATATTTAAGAGGAAACCGATAAAAGTAGAGAAGGCATGTTGTGTCTTGTGTTTCTGAAATGGACGTTTTAATGTAATTTTGGTTCGAGGTTGGGACTTAGAtctaacatttttattttttaagcaccataatattaaataaaatgatgaatttcGTGACATATTTTGAATAGtaagatttaaataaaaatatatttacatcatatattttttaaattgtaatttattatgatttacttttttctttttaaatatacatattttatttcagaaaaattaaagatttcatgagcaaattattgttaaataaatgaaaaaaaagataaatatacttTTGAATTATCGTAATTAGTATGTATATATACCCTCCGTCATACTTTTGAAACATTGGTATCTCTGTCgttcaaaaactagagcataaaCCCTTTATACCAACGAacatacacgtgtcataatATTATTCACTGATCCgatattttttgataataaattGACGAATAATATTGTGTAATGCGTCCTTATTTAGTCTTGTGTTAGAGTGAAGGATAAATatgctttaatttttaaatggcAGTGGCATCAATGTCCCAAAAATATGACGAATAGTATCTGCATatcatttacaataattttgggggtatatttgtcattttatcaatttaatttgtttgactTTTGTAAAATGAAAAAGTATCACACTATTGAGACAGAGaaagtatattatttttgataatacaacaaatttaatatttttgatatatatggaaaaataataatagttaacaataaagataaattacaaattaagtgaattttacttttttgatttatgaattaagtggaaaattatttttttgattttctaaactagccaagtaaaaataaacattttcttttaataaatagCAGACGAATGAACTACTCCATCAATTTCATATTACTTGGGCTCACATTAAATTTTGATACCTTGCgagaaaaattttaatatgtaaaCATAGttgatatatgtataaattatttttaattagttgaCCATAGAGGAACTTGATATAATAAATAAGTTTGCAAAGATTCATAATAAAACATGTTTTATCTCaggtaaaattttatataaagacgaatttaaattaatcgaagTCAAAGAAGGATAGTGGAAAGATGGAATGGATAGGAATGTACGGAAATTCCGATTTTAGTTTGTTGAAAAGAAATAGGAGTGGAGTTGAGTAGGTAAGCGAATTAAATAGGGTGCCCACATATAATAAAACAGACGTGGAGTAGGCCTGCGTCTTTAGCCTTATGAGCCTTTTGCTACGTTTCGTTCTCTTCTAAATaagttgctttttttttttttttgctaattttacTCATATGATAACACATTAGTATTATAGTTCAACTaattctctttttcctttttctttttttttttttggtttgacgTATAGTTGAACAGTTATTAGAAAGTAGGAGTAGTACATGCATAGTGTTTACATTTAAATATTGGTACAACTTAATTTGTTTGCGTGGCTTAAGAACACGcaaattaatatgatataatgaaacatgatgaaaataatgaaagaaaataactattaaaaacttttaataaaatatatatctttgttgtattaataataaatatctaTTCGAATgaagaagttttaaatttaaacctagaaataattttaattttgacggAGGAATTTCGTCGTTAGATGAGTGCTAAATATTTGGCAGCCAATTTAGGTGGTTGTAGAATGGAGTAACGACTAACGTGTTTACAACTTTACATTAAGGTGGATATTATTCAACCTTTAATAATAAATACTGTAtgagatatatataataaaataaagaggaaaGATGAATAGCTAGGATAAGGACTTGATCAGTGGCATAGCTATATTTGTGTTAGGGCGTTCGCTAGACATTTTTCGTCAtgtatacaaataaaatcataaattaagtaattaaataatatattttagacgtctttaatacaataatataatgtAATCTAATAATTTTAGATACCTTAAAAGAGTAAAGATACATAAATTTAGAGTATTTATGTGTTCGAATTTCAGTAATAgcaattttttttcactttttaagaAGAACATATTCACTTTAACACTTGAACACCTTTTGTGAAAATTCTAGCCCTATTACCGAACTTGATAGCCAATTATCCAAAATATTTGACAAGCACAACTAAGATTTTATGGAGTATGTATGTAACaccaaaatattgaaagaaaattaaagctTAATTGATGATTAATGCATGGGggatcatgtattttaattattattttttaattgttgttatGTAGCTTCTATGAAATTTGCTAGGCAAACATACTAAGAAATTTAACCTACCATTAGTCCTGGTTTAGGTCAAACttccaaaatttatttatttattttaaaaatatttcttataagttctattcaaaaaatatatttttatggattaacaattttatttaactaACCAAATctgaagtattatttttttaatattagagTACAATTTATGGTTCATTAAAATTCTAAATGCGCTTctagaaaaaaacatatttttatcattttctaaaaaaacaatTCATGTTATGATACGTtgtattttttaagaatttaattaaacATCTTAATTTTGTTGATTCGTGCGTTTAATTCTTGAAGTAGGTAgtgaattttataatttcattaatcattaGCGACACCTATAGGCTATAAGTGAGTTTacaactctttttatttttacttctctgttatattaaaaacatttttttaaaatttttaataatctgctttagttaaaaaaaaatgttaaagagtaaagagaagccaatagaattttttaaaaaaaaaaaaataaaaaaatagagaaaatccAATCGAATCTGATCAAGAACCAAAGAACAAGccaacaaaaaattcaaatgtgAGAAtcctataaattttaaaattgatactAAGAAGTCAACAGAGAAGATAAAAAAGAGatgaaaagaataattaaggatatataatatatctaaGCTTcataaattgtttttctttttaatttttatttgatattcgATATCTTTATAAGTTCAATtagtttaaatttctttatacaaagtttgtttagaaaaaaacattttatattattatattcaaaattcgATATGATATCACAATATTTGAATGCGTCACAATATTTTTAAGGTCCCGTTTGGTCATGCGATATGGTATCATgaattgaagttttgtttggacatgcgatatgaaattttggtgttttatattttctcataaacataaaaattctaTAAGTTCTAAAATTATAGAAATAGTCCAAGTTGTTTAttcaatcttatcaaataaataaaaaattataaggataatgcacaagtaccccctcaacctatgcccgaaatctaagagacacacttatactatactaatgtcctattacccctgaactaattttattaataattttctacctcttttcgacccatgtggcactatcttgtgggctcaACGCTagttgactttttctttcaagctagtgccacgtagaccgaaaaggggtagaaaattacttacaaaataagttcagggggtaatagacCTTAGAAGTCTAAAAATGTTTCTGTGATTTCAGACATAACTTGAGGGGGTAATTGTGCATTTTCCCCAAATTATAAAAtcgcataataaattattacaaagttgtttgttctccacttaagtaattgtttcaaTCTAACTTTTAGTTctcatcaatatatttgagtaaaaatgcACTTTTCACGGgctcttgaagataatattacTCAACAATTGTTAGTGTGAGTTAAAGTGACCATATATtggtgaaaataataaattttatgtcggTAATGATgttgttataaattttatttacatgtgaaaTAAATAGTTAGTAAATATAACTGTGCagttattttaacaaaatataaattcgtagatcaattttttttatcaaataactcaaatcatgatatggtatttccatatgatttcatatcatgatttttgaagaatataaaatCATGAGATGGAATCAGCGGTATGTAAAATCACATATTCAAATAGTGATTACATCTCACGATACCATATCATGATATGATATCACATGGCCAAACGCCTATATGGTACCTTCTTAAACTGTTACTCGTCTGTAACTTGTTATTTATGCTTGTCGTCTTACAACAATATATTACTACAGCTTTATGTTCTATTCTTtccttttgtttcttttcaaCGCTCTCCTATGCTTTTACAACTTTATATTCTAACTTTGATGTGCTATTCCAATATCAAATAATTATCCATTTGACTTATGTATTAAGTTTTCAGtgtgtttttattttctcttactTTATCATCTCTCTTCCACATAGCTTGGGgcgaaaaattatttatttaaattttgctgataagaattttgattaatatttaaaatatatatttgcaataataataataacataaataaattataatttataatattttttgtattgagTTGATCTGATTCAATTTAActtcaaagaaaataaattcttgtCTTTTAATTGCATTCCCTTCACGTTTACTTACACACCTCttaatcttaaaaaaaacactaattaacataaataatttattacaatAGCTActgtttagttttaatttttcttgcaattctttttttttttagtaataaatGATTAACgttgaaagtaaaaaaataatattcttaatatgctaaaagaaatatgtaaaagcaaaaatatatttttaataaaatgaataaagaaaaatgaaaagataaaaatatataagaacggaggaaacatatatataaaaaaataaataaagaatattgACTTGTTATTATAGACTTTAACTTTTGGAAAGTAAATAAATGAAGTTAGTAAGTATTAATTGTAGAATAAAAAGCGCCGACagtaaataaataagagaaGCCTTTGATGCTTTGCCTAAAGTTGGAGAAATTGTATGCGGCTCTAGTTAATGCCCAGTAGGAGGTGGATGCATGATCTGGTtcgattttaaaatttattgattttatttaataaattttaatttatagatatattaaatgattaagatattaattattaatttttggattatcaatttaattattgaatatattgatataaaaaaaattataaaaaattacttaaaaataaaattataaatcaaaagaaCTATGCATATGAGTGCCAGACATCGTCTTactaaaaaacaattataaaatagccaaaagtttgaaaaagccaaaaataaaagtatgaaCATGACTTAATATActgaaatgatataaaattaatctACTAATCTACTATCGGGTTAACGATTAACTCATTAAAGAAAAATGTCAAACCATTAAGTAACTGATAATctgataactaaaaaaaataatcaaaatcattattgaGACCACTAAATGAATGACTCACAACTAATTTGATTCTGATTATCGATTTTGGttagattttaaattatttaaaaattatgtatgaAAATTCACTAATAGTCTAATATTATAACGAAGAGGAgatatgaatttataatttacaaataatCTATTAATCTAttattgaattatcaattaacTCATTAAAGAAAAATCTCAAGCCATTAAGAAATTGATATtctgataataaaaaaattaaaattattatcaagATCAGTAAATCAATAATTCATAACCAATTCAATTCTGATTATCAATTCTAATTCGATTTTAAACTATGCCAAATTTATGTACGAAAATTGACTAATAGTCTAATATTGTAACCAAGAGTAGATATGAACTtataatttaatgaatataatttaaaagttaaatttgattgaaattttgaatttatttttttgttgaggagttcttaCATGTATGTTGTCTTAATttatttgaccttttttttctttatagctagttaaaaaaaaaatagaacataattttatattctatgacaacttaatttttaaaactttattttaatcTTAGGATAATGCTAAATGACTAGAGAATTTgatcagaaaattaaaaaatttataatactccatttattttgaaataaactgattcttttttatttttaattaaaagatagtaaagttaaaaaagtaaaaatatttaaaataataaaataacataatataaaatatgttagTTTACCATTTTTAGCCAAAATATCTATAACTTATTTTACacaacaaatttcaaaaaaaataagaagttttTTTAACCTACATACCAAGTTATCCAACGTCACATGAAATTGAACGAAGGGGATATCATTATCATGAATATTATTGAAAGCtacttctatttattatgattaataattctattaattaattatgaatttatgatctTAATCAATtcgtatatttttatttgtcgtATTACACTTTTAGAAAGTtaaattgactaatttttaaagttaaatttgattacactaattcgatattttaaacaaaatatttagatatccaaaaactacatgaaaagtactataaattgtaaatgattaataattctattattaattatgaatttatgatcttactccctccgtccaccTTAATTTGTCATGTTGCACTTTTAGAAAGTCaaattaactaattttcaaagttaaatttaattacattaattcgatattttaaacaaatatataaatatcaaaatattacatgaaaaatactataaattgtaGTATTtcgcatatcaatatgatgaaattttttttttaatgttaattaaaattcttataatttaactttaaaaataaagtttattaTGACAAATAATAGTGAAACGAGAGAATAacaattttcactttttttttctagcGAGGTCCATATTGTCTATAATTCCCAAGAAAAGTATGTCTACTAATAGATTATATAGGTGATCTGGATCATCAAATCCTTTTGTATTTTAGGATATACGACTCACTTTTCAAACCTATTTATCATCGACTACTTCACTACTACTCCAccttagtattttatttttttaataattgtagTGTttcaatcaatttatttataatttaatttatcttacaataatttttaaaaaaatataaatatcgaatataTCACAcattaaaacttaaataaataaaaagaatctatttatatttttgtatatctaTCATAATATGATCATTTTCTTATTACGTGTATTCAACTGagttcattattttatttgaagttttatatatataaaagctaTATACTTATCCAATTTCAGATATATTAATTGTTggatttagcaagtgtgaatgggaaaagaaaagagagaatatgaaaagtgagggaactagtttggaggaaaaatgaaaagtcatttgcaaagtgcaataaaaagtcatttctcccatatcggcaaaagaaagggaaattgttgtccttatataaggaaacacttccattacttcttaaagagctaagaagaagatgccccctcgcgcccTTGTCGTTCGGCTTCGGAtttgattgataattttttggacaaaatttctttaatcagtttttgttaaatcaaataaattttgttaatatttttctcttataaatttgcaggtaacggtaacattttgaaaagttgttactctttctgAAAAATCGTTATTTTTCTAATAGAcacaattttccaaaaatttgatattttttttcaaaagacacaactttctggacaaaacgggtctgaacagatttctctGAACATACacgtttcttgctgaaaatggctataaaaggaagtcaatttttgatttttcaaatactGAAATTATCCTTCTctgcatatatttttctctcaaataaatcaaagtgtcgattgactgagtctgtgtgacttgttgttgttctgaAGTTCGccg is part of the Solanum lycopersicum chromosome 1, SLM_r2.1 genome and harbors:
- the LOC101245506 gene encoding E3 ubiquitin-protein ligase ATL4, with product MSAFFPQSPPLPMPFTATVNGGDVPNTAIDNTALINDQTPSPSSSSSSSATSSSFVIVVIVIASAIIVSASIYLILRLLSRRFHRSFRTYATADDVVSHSSSSATAAAAVTGNRLENQRSSEDEKLLESLPLFSFRSVTGNLTGVDCAVCLSKFEPEDQLRLLPLCLHAFHSGCIDAWLVTNQTCPLCRSTVYPTDADVLSKVLAAENNDARPGNNELRNSGSFRIEFGSVSRRRGGSDSLGGDGQRSYSIGSFEYIVDDGYELSVGSIHQRGASECTDKESIGVAIPAPPGESIVSDVSGGGRSWLRDYVDRIASLSLSSRSVSFRSSGRFFSGSSRRSDTVVPIDDLEAGRVGEEISELFRWLSGV